From the genome of Leptolyngbya sp. 'hensonii':
GCCCGAGGAGATACCACAACCCGACCATTCCCAGCCTGAGATCCCCCGCTGGGAGCGGTGGCCGCAACCGCGACAGCCTCTGCTGCCGGAGTCGGGCCAACCGCAGCCACAGTTGGTTGACTACTGGACGATCCGGTAGAGAGGCTGGCGGCCTGCTGTTTAGCTGCTTCAATCTCAGCTTCTGTTTCAGCAATCAGGGCGATCGCTGCCCCGACAGGTGCGCTCTCCCCGGCTGGAACCGTAATGACAGCCAGGTAACCCTCGTAAAAAGACTCTACGTCCATGTCGGCCTTATCAGACTCGACAACGACGATCGTCTCTCCCCGCTCAACTTTGTCTCCTGCTGCTTTCGCCCAGGAAACAATTTTCCCCTCCGTCATGGTGGAGCTGAGGGCAGGCATAAAAACTTCGTTGATCATCCCGCTTAAACGTCTCCCCGAATTTCTTCAACAACGCCATCTCGCAGGAGAACTTCTACCTGCATTTTCTGAATCAGATTATCTCCAGTTGCGACTCGGAAGAAGCTCTCAATCTGACCCTGATTCACTTCCTGATCCAGTTCCAGCACCTGGACCTGGGAGAGTTGCTGCAGGATCTGATTTTTCTGCTCTAGCAGCTCACTCTTCTTCTCGTTAACCTGCATCTGAACATTCTCGATCTGCTGCATCACCTGGGGACCAGGGGGTTGAAGCGATTGTCTCTGAATTTCGGCAATCATCCGCTGTCCTTGCATTTCAAGTTGCTGGAGCTGGCTGTCAAGCTGGTTAATTTGAGCCTGGAGCTGCTGCTGGGCTTCTTCCTTCCAGCGGGGAGTCACGATCGCTTTAACAGTAACGGCTCGCTTCAAAAGGAGTTGCGAATTGGAGGCATCCATACAAATTTCACTTCTAGATAGGTGGTGGGCTTGGTAGAACCCGAAATCAGCTAATCAGCGAACATCCCGTCAATCATACCGCGATAGCGTTCCATCACGACAGGTCTGCGAATTTTTAGGGTTTGGGTTAGCATGCCATTTTCCATGGAAAAAGGAATAGCCAGCAAGCGGAAAGGACCGATCCGATCGTCCACCCGATATCCCGGTCGATTCTGCACTTCCCGATTCAACTCCTGTCGGTACAGAGTCTGCACAGCCCCAGCATTCAATTTTTCTTCCAAATCCGAACTTTGAGCCTCAATGGCAGCCACCAACTCTGTGAAACCGGGCTGCTTTTCTGCCCACTGCTTCAGGGTTTCCAGATTGGGCACAATCAGGGCTCCGAGGGATTTTTGATCCTGACCCACCAGCATAATCTGATCGACATAAACGCTGCGCAAGCAGGCATCTTCAATCGGCTGGGGTTCGATGTTCTCCCCATTGGTCAGGACGATCGTGTCCTTGGCCCGCCCCGTCAAGACTAGGTCATTCTCCGGGGTCACCCAACCCAGATCCCCACTATCAAACCAACCCTCTGGATCGATTGCCTTGGCCGTAGCCTCCGGATTTTGATAGTAGCCTTGCATAATCTGAGGCCCCCGAATCAGCACCAGGCCCCGCTGTCCCTGGGGCAGGGGCTGGCGAGTTTCCAGATCCACAATTTTGATTTCCGTGCCGGGTAGGGGCTGACCCGCAGAACCTCGCAGGTTGCGCCAGGGGCGACGGGCATTGGTGACGGGGGAGGTTTCCGTCAGACCATAACCCACCAGAATTTCCACACCCACAATCTCAAAGAACAGGTCCAGGTGGGGGGCCAGGGCTCCACCGCCACTGATCACCTGCCGGATCTGGCTGCCTGTAGCCTCCCGCACCTTGTGATAGACCATACGATCGGCCAGGGCATGTACCGGAGCCAGAACAACCATCTGGACCCCCGCTAGAAGGCGATCGAGCCAGGATGGATGCTGTTTCAACAGATTCAGATTGCGGGCTGTGCGTCGGGCAATAATATATTTCTGACTGATTTCCAGAAAGAAATTGACCAGTTTTTGTTTCCCTTCGGGTTGCTCCCGAAATTGCTTTTGAATTCCCTCGTAAATGGACTCCCACAGCCGGGGCACAGCAACCATAAAGTTGGGCCGCACCTCCCTCAGATCCCGCTTCACATAGCGAATATTGGTGTAGTACTGGGTGCAACCCTGAGAGAGCAAGAAGTACTCACAGGTCCGCTCATAGCTGTGCCAGGTGGGGAGAATACTGAGGACATGAGCCCCTGCCTGAGGCTGCACGATCGTGCCCAAAGTCAAAATCTGGGAGATCAGGTTACCATGGCTCAGCATCACCCCCTTGGGTTTACCTGTGGTCCCAGAGGTATAGATCAGAGTGGCCAGCATCTCCCGCGTTTGGTTCACGCCCTTGGGAGTATGACCAGCTCCCAGATCCAGCAGTTGGGTGAAATTCACGACCTTGAAGGCATCTTCCGTGGGGGAGATCTCATCGGATAGGAGGACCACCTGCCCGATCGGGAGATCGACCAATCGGGGTCGCAGTTTCTCCAGAGTCGCCAGGTCTTCTGCAATCAGGGTGGTGCTGCCACTGTCGGCCAGGATGAAGGCCAGTTCCTCCCGCTCCGCCTGGGAACTGCGAACAGCATCGATCGCCCCAGCCGTCATGGTCCCCTGATCGGCAATAAACCAGCGGGGGCTGTTGTCAGCGAACAGAGCTACCCGATCGCCCGCGCCTACCCCCAATGTCTGTAGCCCTGCCGCAAACTGCTGGATCTGTTGATTCAGCTCGGTGTAAGTCAGGGAGACTTCCGGCTTGCTGTGGCTGTCCTTCAGGGCTAGGACCGTCCCAAAGCGTTGTGCTGCTAGGGGCCAGATCTCAGGAATGGCCTGAATACTGCTGTAATCGACCAGCCGAGTTAGGTTGGTCCGTTCAATATCGGTGTAGGTGTAGGTAACAGGGCGATTCATAGTTTGCTTCGATGAGAGTGGTCGGGAAAAACCTGCAACCAGGTATTTGTCACTGAATAAGGTTGGTTGGGTTAATCCAACCGTAGCTTGTGCCTCTTAAAAAAATATGGTAACCGGGACAGGTTTTCCACTGTCATCCTCTTTGTCATGGTTGAAATTAAATCAATATTGATGATCATTGATGATCTGCTTGTAGAAAAGCACGGGTCTGACCCTCTGCCTTATCCGGAGCAGGGGTGGTATGCCCTGTCCGCCAGGTAAAGCCGGAGTTGCCATTCCATCTGGCCCAGGACTCAGACCCCCGTGTTGCAACATTTAATGTTTTAGTGTTTGAAACACTTGGTTCTTTCACGAACCCCCCAGGCTCTCCTGGGTCACTTCTATGATGTGTTCCAGATCAAAGTTGTGCAGTTTTTTCATCAAGTCTTCTGCCAGGAGAGCCTGTTCTGGGGGAATTTGCTGGATCAATCGTTCGATCTGCTGCCGATCGAGCAGACTGGCAGCCTGATGGAGTTCTCTAACCCAATTGGCAGGCATGGTTTTGAGGGCCACCACCCGATCGGTTGCAGACAGGGGCCATCCCTTCATGCGCTTGTCCAATGCATCGGCCTCTGTTTCAGCATAGACGTATTGAACGCCCAAATATTTAGTGATCTTTTGGAGCAGGGTATTTTCCTGAAAGGGTTTGCGAACAAAGTCATTACAGCCAACTTCCAAAACTCTAGCCCGTTCTTCTTCGAAAGCACTGGCCGTCAGGGCAATGATAATAGTCTGATCTGGGGAGGAAGGGACAGTTGAAGATTGGGGGTGGCAGGCTGATTGGTAACGCTCCGCTTCCTTGCTCCTGATTTGTCGGGTAGCCTCATATCCATCCAAACCAGGCATGCGCAGGTCCATCCAGATCAGGTGGGGATGCCACGTCTCCCACAGGTCGATCGACGCCTGCCCATTCATCGCAGCCTGGACTTCAAATCCGATCGACGCCAAAAGTTGCATCAGCAAGTGGCAGTTGGTTTCATTATCTTCCACCACTAACATACGGTAAGGTGGCTGACCCGGGGCAATCCCAATGATTTGTTGACAACAGGAACGTTGACTGGAGTCAGGGGCAATTTCGGGTTGTACCCGGATGGAAAAGGCGAAGGTCGAACCCTGTTCTGATGTTCTGGCAATGGTTAGCTTGCCACCCATTAACTGCACAAACTGTCGGCTGATCGCCAACCCCAACCCAGTCCCTTCCTGGGTGCTCTGGCGTTTTTGGGATTGCATGAAAGGTTCAAACAGGCTATCCAACTCATCGGGCTCAATGCCGGGACCGGTATCTTGGACCTCAAATAAAAGGGTTAGAGAATCAGAAGTGGACGTAGAATTAATCGGGTTCCTTGCCTCTGGGGAGGGGGCGACTGCAACAGTCAATTGAACAGTCCCTTGGGCGGTAAACTTGACAGCATTGCCCACCAAGTTGATCAAAATCTGACGCAATTTATTGTCATCGGCTCGTACATAATGGGGCACATCCGTTGCACGATGGAAAGTCAATCGCAAGGCTTTCTGGGCAGCCCGTAACCGGAACATGTCCTCCAGGTGATCAAGCAGCTCATACAGATCGAAGCAAATGCTATTTAAGGTTGCGCGACCTGCTTCAATCTTGGACATTTCTAGAATATCGTTGATCAAATTGAGCAGGTGTTCACCACTGCGATTAATGATACTGAGCTGTTGCCTCTTTACTTCTGTCAGGTTAATATCCCGGGCCATTAACTGGGAAAATCCCAGAATCGCATTCAGAGGGGTGCGTAGTTCGTGGCTCATGTTGGCCAGAAAAGCGCTCTTGGCCTGGTTGGCCGCTTCAGCAGCTTCTTTGGCTTCCTTCAGTTCAGCCGTCCGATTTTCTACCCGCAATTCCAGGTCGAAGTTCAGACGACGCAGGGCTTCTTCACTTTGCTTCCGATCGCTAATATCCGTGACCACCCCCACAATTTGCCGTTCAGGCGGGGGAACGTCCTGGGGAACAATTCCCCAGACAGCTATCCAACGAATTTCGCCATCCAGGCGGCGAATTCGGTATTCGATGTTGTAAGGAACATTCTGTTCAAAAGTATCTCCGATCGCCTGCAGCACCCGATCGTAATCCTCCAGATGGATCATGGCCAGGAACGTTTCCCGATCTCCCGGAAAAGAACCTGGCACAAAGCCAAAGATTTCCTGGGCCCGCTCCGACCAGATCAGTTCCCCAGAGTGAAGGTTGCAACTCCAGGTTCCCATTTTTGCGGCATCCAGAGCGAGTTGTAACCGCAAGCGCTCCGATCGAAGATGTTGTCCCTGCTGCTGTAATTCCCTGGTTCGCTGCTCTACCCGTTCCTCCAGCTCGTGGTTGAGTTGCTGCAGAGCCTGCGCCACTTGTTTACGCTCGGTAATATCCATGGCAATTCCAGCAGTTCCAATGGCCTCCCCCCGATCATTGAAAATCGGAGTTTTAATGGTTTCGATCCACTGCGCTATCCCCTCTGCTGTCAGCAATCTTTCCTCGACACGCTTTTGTCGTCCAAGGGCAATGACATTGAGATCGTCACGGCGATAAGCTTCAGCCAGTTCGCGAGGCCAAATATCCAGATCAGTTTGTCCAACTAATTCAGCCGGAGTATAACCACAAGCCTGACCGAAGGGTTCGTTAACAGCCAGAAAATGGCCTTGTCGATCCTTAAGCCAGGCAATGTGGGGAATGTTATTCAGGAGTGAGATCAACTGATGTTCACGGGCTTTGGCCGCCTCTTCAATCAGCATACGCTTGGTAATATCCACCACTGAGCCAATAAAGCCCACCACTTCCCCCGCCGCATTCTGTTCGGGCACAGCCTGGGCAAATATCCACTTGAGCGTGCCATCGGGATAGAGATAGCGGTGCTCAACCTGGTACTCAGCCAGATGGTTGAGATTGACTTGCTCTACGAAATGGGACCAAGCGGCATACATCCAGTCCCGATCTTCCGGATGCAAATTCCGGCCCCAGCCATCTCCTAGATTCTCTTCCAGAGTCAGGCCAGTAATTTCCAGAGTTTTGGCATTGGCATAAATACAACGTCCCTGAAGATCATTGCGAAAGATCCCCACAGGGCTGATTTCTGACAACAGGCGAAACCGTTCTTCACTCTCTCGCAGAGCTTCCTGAGCCTGTTTGCGTTCAGTGATGATCTGGGTAAACATAATGATGCCGCCAATTACATCAGCTTCGGTGTACCAGGGTCGAATCTCCCACTGGGTCCAGATGACTGTCCCATCGCTCAGAACCAGGCAGTCTTCCTCACAACGTTCCACAGACCCGGCCAGACAGCGCTGGTGGACTTCCTTACAGCGATCGGGCAGGGTGGGGAAAACCTGATAGTGCGATCGTCCGATAATATCCTGATCATCCAGATGGTAATCCTCTTTCCAGCGCCGAGAGGTCAGGAGATACTGCATGTCCCGATCGAACATGGCTACTGCTGCAGGGGTATGCTCAACAAAGAGTCGCAATTGTTGTTCCCGATGTTGCAGTTGTTTGGTGCGCTGCTGAACCTGCTGTTCCAGATCGGCAGTCAGCAATTCCAGTTTGCAATTAGCCTGTTCCAGCGCTAACTGCTGTTGAGCAAGTTGCTGGTCTTGTTGATAGCGTCGGATGGCTTCTGTGATCGTCAGGCTCAGATCGGCTTCACTCCAGGGTTTGGTGAGAAAACGGTAGAGATTACCCTGGTTAACCACATTGCCCACATCTTCCGCTCTGGCTTGCCCGGTCAGCATGACTTTCAAAATTTTGGGATGGCGGGCATGCAGTTCAATCAAAAAAGCATCCCCTCTCATCCCTGGCATAATCTGATCGGCAATGACCAGGGGAACAGCGACCCCATCCTCCAGGAGATCCTCAACCAACTCCAGAGCTTCAGTGGCACTTTGAGCAATTTCGATCGTGTAGTCGGGAAAGTGCCTCAACAACTGGGTTCTCAGGGTGAGGAGAACGTTGGGTTCATCATCCACACAGAGGATTGTTGGCTTACTCATCAGTCATCTCCAGGGCAGTCTTGCATCAAGCTATCAGGCTGGTGTGAGTTTGTTGACGAAGGCGCAATCTCAGGTAGAGGTAGCTGGATGGTGAAGGTAGTTCGACCCGGTTGACTGTGAACTTGAATCTCTCCTGCATGCTTGTCCACAATCTGTCGAACAATATGCAAGCCCAATCCACTCCCTTCCCCCCGTGGTTTGGTGGTGAAAAATGGTTCAAAAATATGGGATTGGATGTCCGGAGAGATACCACATCCAGAGTCTGTAATTGCCACCACTCCGCGATCGGCTGTTTGAGTCACAGTAATTTCTAGCGTGCCTTTCTGACCCATGGCATCAATGGCGTTGTCAACTAAATTGACCCAGACCTGGGTCAACTCGTCTGGATTGCAGCGAACTTTAGGCACCTCGGCAGCATAACAACGGATCATTTCGATGTCCTGCTTGAAATGTCTCTGATAAAGGGTTAAGGCCACTTCAATGCTATCTGTGATGGGGGTCAGGCTTTCTTCCCGGCTAGCATTGTGATGACTGTAGGTTTTCAGAGCAAAGACAATCTTGCCTGCCCGATCAACTTCCTGCTGAATACAGTTGGCATTCTGATTTTGCAGCACCAGGTTGTAAGCAACCTGCAGGATAGCAGAGCAATTGGGATCAGACAGAATGGACTGATAAGGGGCAAGATTTTGGCCCAGACGTAACAGGGTCAGTTGAGTTGCAATGCTTTCGGCATCCAGAATGCCCTGTTCTGCCAGGATAGTTTGCAGGTGTCGTTGCCGTTGCCGTTCTGCTTTGGTAGATGGGGCCTGCTGTTCCTGCAGTGCAGCTTTAACCAGGGTCAGGAAGGCTGACTGCTGCTGGGGCGAGAGTCGTTGGAGCAGAGATGGCAATTGCTGAAGCGAGTTGCTAAAGGCCGCCATGATATTGCTAATAGCACTCCGGATCACCCCCAGGGGTGTATTGATTTCATGGGCTACACTGGCAGTCAATTGCCCTAAAGCTGCCATTTTTTCGGATTGGATCAGCTCTTGCTGGGTCGCCTGGAGATGGGCCAGTGCCTGGGAAAGGTCCTGGGTCCGATCGTTGACTTTCCGTTCCAGCGTGCTGTAGAGTCGAGCGTTTTCCAGGGAGATTGCTGCTTGGGATGCAATCAGTTGGACCAGTTCCTGCCAATCGTGGGTAAATGTCCCCCCAGTGGTCCAGTTTTCCAGATATAACATGCCCATCAAGCGGGCTTGATTCACAATTGGCGCGCATAACACGCTTTGGGGCTGCCGCTTGCGCCAGTAGGGATCTGCCGTGAAGGGAGTGGGCATGGCAACCACATCGATGACCACGATAGTCTGTGTATTCTCGACATAGTGGACCACAGTCACAGGAATATCCTGACTCCCTTGCATAGGCTTTGACTGGAGACTGCAGAATTGCAGTGCCGTACAGTGAATGGCAATTTGCCACTGCTCCTCTTCCTTTAAGAGCAAGATACCCGTTTGGGCTCCGGCATTTTCCATCACAACCTGCATCAGGGTGGTCAGAAGCCGTTCTAAATGGATTTCTTGAGCAATGGCTTGGGACGCTTTGAAGACCGTCGCCAAATCCAGCAAGCGAGCAGAACTACTGTAGCTGTCAGAGGATGATAGCCACTGCCTGACCTCCCTGGAGCCACCCACCCGGTGGTCTGGAACGAGTGTGGGATAACGGGTTTCCAGATCAATGACTTTAGCCTTGGCTCCCCAGCGATCGTACGCCTCGTAGGCATCCGTCAGGTAAGCCTGGGCAATTCGGGTTCGCCCCTGGGCTAGATAAAATCTGGCGGCCAGTTCACTGGCCAGGGCTTCCTCCTGGATGTAGTTATTTTCTCTCGCACCCATAATCGCCCGATCGTACAGGTCCATGGCCTCCAGATATTGCCCTAGCACCCGCTGCTTTTCTGCCGCAACCAGATCCTTCTTATGCTGAAAATTCATTGGAGCCTGTCTGGCCCAGCTTTGCAGCTTGTCCTGGTTAGCATCAATTTTCTCCAGGAATTCTGCCCGATCACCGTCAGTCACGGCATCCCAATTCTGTAATCGCACCAGAGCATCGTAAAAGTAGAAAATTGGAACATTGAAAAACTCTTCCACCCCATCCAAGTACAATTCAGCCTGTTTAGAATTCGCCAATCCCTGTTCGTACTCGCCAAACAGAGTGCTTAAAATCAGCTTATGCGAATAAAAGTAATGCAGACCTAAACGATCGTTGACTGCTCTAATTTTCTCAACGAACTCCATCTCTTTCAACAAATCCCCAGTTAAATCCCAGGGATGATGGCTAGGGGTACTTAAATTCAAAACGGCCTGTTGCAGAATCTGGGTTCGACTTGCGGATGCAGTCTGGTTTAATTTTCCAAGGGTTTGATTGTAATCGATCAGGGTCTGGTTTAATTCGGTCAGCTCTTGACCCAAAAAATAGAGATACTGGCATTTTGTCATGGCAGCATAGCCTGCAAATTCCAGATCTCCGTTTTCCGGGCCACTGACAATAGCCCGATCGAAAAATGGTAAAGCTTCCCGAAGATGGCTTGTCCAGTGGATGGTATAGGCCCCAACCAACTGGAAGATTTTAGTGTTGAGGACATTGGTCTGTGACCGCTCCACCAGTTGCAGGGCCAGTTGGCCAAATTGATAGGTCGTCTCGCTGTCCTGAAGAAACACATGAGTCAGGATGCCATAGCCACAATAGGCGTGGGCAGCGAAGGGAGAGTTGCCATAATTCAGCAGAAGTCGAATGTGGTGCAAGAGGGTGATCGGGATCAGAATCGGCTCGGCAATAGCCGTCACCCCACTGATATTTGCCAGGATCTGACTGGCAGCTAACTTGTCAGGCTCAGCCATCTCCGGCAGATGCAACAGATCACCTGGATTGTGCTGTTGCAGAGCCAACTGAACCTGACTGAACTCCTGCAGGATTTGGGCCATACTCGGAGTTCTAGGGAGACTCACCCCCAATTTTTCCAGGGTGTCCAGGGCCAGGGTAATTCCTGCCAAATGCTGATTGCGGGCCGCATAGCTCTGGATCGTGACCTGAATGACTTTGATCCGATCCAGAATGGTGTGGGTTTGCTGGGTGAAAATCTCGACCCAGATCGCCATTTGGCCAAAATGGCCTGTGAGGTAGGCGACCTCGACAGCAATTTCGTAGAGTTGCAGCGTGAAGGCATAGCGATCGTGCCAACAGGTAGGCGTCAGCAGGCTAATCCCTGTCTGAACATAGTCGAGGGCTGCGGCATAGGCAGCGGCAGTTTTGGCTTTGCGTCCGGCTAGGAGATTGAGCTGGGCCAATTCCTCGCGCGCCTCCGGTCGATCGAGGAGAGACACTCCCATGTTGAGTTGATTCACAATGTCGAAAATCTTGTTTTCTCGCTGGGCGATCGGGATTTTCTGCAGCAAGAGTTGACCAATGTGGTGATGAATCAGGGGGGTGCGATCGCTGGGAATCAGGGAATAGGCTGCCTGCTGCACCCGATCGTGCAAAAACTGATACTCGATCGTAGTACCCTGGGTCAGGGCATCTGAGATTTCTGCGGCATCCAGCACCTGGGGCAGGCGATACCCGGTTCCCATTGGGACGATCAATCCGGCCTGAATGGCATCCCACAGACTCTGAGCAACCTGACCCAGGGGCTGTTCTGCGACGATCGCCACAGTGGGTAAGTCAAACTGGCTCCCAATACAGGCAGCCAACTGCAACAGATATTGGGTCGGTAGGGGAAGTTT
Proteins encoded in this window:
- a CDS encoding YlqD family protein; the encoded protein is MDASNSQLLLKRAVTVKAIVTPRWKEEAQQQLQAQINQLDSQLQQLEMQGQRMIAEIQRQSLQPPGPQVMQQIENVQMQVNEKKSELLEQKNQILQQLSQVQVLELDQEVNQGQIESFFRVATGDNLIQKMQVEVLLRDGVVEEIRGDV
- a CDS encoding AMP-binding protein gives rise to the protein MNRPVTYTYTDIERTNLTRLVDYSSIQAIPEIWPLAAQRFGTVLALKDSHSKPEVSLTYTELNQQIQQFAAGLQTLGVGAGDRVALFADNSPRWFIADQGTMTAGAIDAVRSSQAEREELAFILADSGSTTLIAEDLATLEKLRPRLVDLPIGQVVLLSDEISPTEDAFKVVNFTQLLDLGAGHTPKGVNQTREMLATLIYTSGTTGKPKGVMLSHGNLISQILTLGTIVQPQAGAHVLSILPTWHSYERTCEYFLLSQGCTQYYTNIRYVKRDLREVRPNFMVAVPRLWESIYEGIQKQFREQPEGKQKLVNFFLEISQKYIIARRTARNLNLLKQHPSWLDRLLAGVQMVVLAPVHALADRMVYHKVREATGSQIRQVISGGGALAPHLDLFFEIVGVEILVGYGLTETSPVTNARRPWRNLRGSAGQPLPGTEIKIVDLETRQPLPQGQRGLVLIRGPQIMQGYYQNPEATAKAIDPEGWFDSGDLGWVTPENDLVLTGRAKDTIVLTNGENIEPQPIEDACLRSVYVDQIMLVGQDQKSLGALIVPNLETLKQWAEKQPGFTELVAAIEAQSSDLEEKLNAGAVQTLYRQELNREVQNRPGYRVDDRIGPFRLLAIPFSMENGMLTQTLKIRRPVVMERYRGMIDGMFAD
- a CDS encoding PAS domain S-box protein — its product is MSKPTILCVDDEPNVLLTLRTQLLRHFPDYTIEIAQSATEALELVEDLLEDGVAVPLVIADQIMPGMRGDAFLIELHARHPKILKVMLTGQARAEDVGNVVNQGNLYRFLTKPWSEADLSLTITEAIRRYQQDQQLAQQQLALEQANCKLELLTADLEQQVQQRTKQLQHREQQLRLFVEHTPAAVAMFDRDMQYLLTSRRWKEDYHLDDQDIIGRSHYQVFPTLPDRCKEVHQRCLAGSVERCEEDCLVLSDGTVIWTQWEIRPWYTEADVIGGIIMFTQIITERKQAQEALRESEERFRLLSEISPVGIFRNDLQGRCIYANAKTLEITGLTLEENLGDGWGRNLHPEDRDWMYAAWSHFVEQVNLNHLAEYQVEHRYLYPDGTLKWIFAQAVPEQNAAGEVVGFIGSVVDITKRMLIEEAAKAREHQLISLLNNIPHIAWLKDRQGHFLAVNEPFGQACGYTPAELVGQTDLDIWPRELAEAYRRDDLNVIALGRQKRVEERLLTAEGIAQWIETIKTPIFNDRGEAIGTAGIAMDITERKQVAQALQQLNHELEERVEQRTRELQQQGQHLRSERLRLQLALDAAKMGTWSCNLHSGELIWSERAQEIFGFVPGSFPGDRETFLAMIHLEDYDRVLQAIGDTFEQNVPYNIEYRIRRLDGEIRWIAVWGIVPQDVPPPERQIVGVVTDISDRKQSEEALRRLNFDLELRVENRTAELKEAKEAAEAANQAKSAFLANMSHELRTPLNAILGFSQLMARDINLTEVKRQQLSIINRSGEHLLNLINDILEMSKIEAGRATLNSICFDLYELLDHLEDMFRLRAAQKALRLTFHRATDVPHYVRADDNKLRQILINLVGNAVKFTAQGTVQLTVAVAPSPEARNPINSTSTSDSLTLLFEVQDTGPGIEPDELDSLFEPFMQSQKRQSTQEGTGLGLAISRQFVQLMGGKLTIARTSEQGSTFAFSIRVQPEIAPDSSQRSCCQQIIGIAPGQPPYRMLVVEDNETNCHLLMQLLASIGFEVQAAMNGQASIDLWETWHPHLIWMDLRMPGLDGYEATRQIRSKEAERYQSACHPQSSTVPSSPDQTIIIALTASAFEEERARVLEVGCNDFVRKPFQENTLLQKITKYLGVQYVYAETEADALDKRMKGWPLSATDRVVALKTMPANWVRELHQAASLLDRQQIERLIQQIPPEQALLAEDLMKKLHNFDLEHIIEVTQESLGGS
- a CDS encoding AAA family ATPase; amino-acid sequence: MLVRGSAGIGKTALIHEVLRGLTRQKGYFASGKFDQLQRHVPLAAPLQAYRGLIRQLLTEPETRLQYWRDRFLANLGSNGQLMVEAIPELELMIGKQPPVPELGAIEAANRLTRTFIQFVRTLPHPEHPLVIFMDDVQWADIASLQSLQAYMAEADHRYHLIIYAYRDNEVNSTHPLSQSVEAMRQLGTIVTEIQLEPLPLERVTQLVAETLHRPVGAVAPLASLLFEKTSGNPFFLIQLLRTLSENHLIWFEVITRTWQWNLEQIQQQGITDNVVELMIRKIAKLPLPTQYLLQLAACIGSQFDLPTVAIVAEQPLGQVAQSLWDAIQAGLIVPMGTGYRLPQVLDAAEISDALTQGTTIEYQFLHDRVQQAAYSLIPSDRTPLIHHHIGQLLLQKIPIAQRENKIFDIVNQLNMGVSLLDRPEAREELAQLNLLAGRKAKTAAAYAAALDYVQTGISLLTPTCWHDRYAFTLQLYEIAVEVAYLTGHFGQMAIWVEIFTQQTHTILDRIKVIQVTIQSYAARNQHLAGITLALDTLEKLGVSLPRTPSMAQILQEFSQVQLALQQHNPGDLLHLPEMAEPDKLAASQILANISGVTAIAEPILIPITLLHHIRLLLNYGNSPFAAHAYCGYGILTHVFLQDSETTYQFGQLALQLVERSQTNVLNTKIFQLVGAYTIHWTSHLREALPFFDRAIVSGPENGDLEFAGYAAMTKCQYLYFLGQELTELNQTLIDYNQTLGKLNQTASASRTQILQQAVLNLSTPSHHPWDLTGDLLKEMEFVEKIRAVNDRLGLHYFYSHKLILSTLFGEYEQGLANSKQAELYLDGVEEFFNVPIFYFYDALVRLQNWDAVTDGDRAEFLEKIDANQDKLQSWARQAPMNFQHKKDLVAAEKQRVLGQYLEAMDLYDRAIMGARENNYIQEEALASELAARFYLAQGRTRIAQAYLTDAYEAYDRWGAKAKVIDLETRYPTLVPDHRVGGSREVRQWLSSSDSYSSSARLLDLATVFKASQAIAQEIHLERLLTTLMQVVMENAGAQTGILLLKEEEQWQIAIHCTALQFCSLQSKPMQGSQDIPVTVVHYVENTQTIVVIDVVAMPTPFTADPYWRKRQPQSVLCAPIVNQARLMGMLYLENWTTGGTFTHDWQELVQLIASQAAISLENARLYSTLERKVNDRTQDLSQALAHLQATQQELIQSEKMAALGQLTASVAHEINTPLGVIRSAISNIMAAFSNSLQQLPSLLQRLSPQQQSAFLTLVKAALQEQQAPSTKAERQRQRHLQTILAEQGILDAESIATQLTLLRLGQNLAPYQSILSDPNCSAILQVAYNLVLQNQNANCIQQEVDRAGKIVFALKTYSHHNASREESLTPITDSIEVALTLYQRHFKQDIEMIRCYAAEVPKVRCNPDELTQVWVNLVDNAIDAMGQKGTLEITVTQTADRGVVAITDSGCGISPDIQSHIFEPFFTTKPRGEGSGLGLHIVRQIVDKHAGEIQVHSQPGRTTFTIQLPLPEIAPSSTNSHQPDSLMQDCPGDD